A part of Terriglobales bacterium genomic DNA contains:
- a CDS encoding patatin-like phospholipase family protein: MNVLGKLVRVLDAFTHELTRPRVINSASDPQIGLALGGGFARGLAHIGVIRVLQQENIPISFVAGTSVGAVVGAGLCCGLSADELEAIALRVRFKHFARWTISRFGFASNDRMTGFLRRTLKWMTFEELRIPLAVTATDFVTGDAVVFTSGDVIDPVRASCAYPGMFLPVNIKGRLLVDGMLSNAVPTLPLREMGARRVIAVHLNGDSMNLNGPRHIFDVIGQCFSIAQQRMSSVWKSEADVVMNPDVRGFSYDSFDRCVELIAAGETAARLAMPTIRGWLNETPAITLGPKATVTTAPRAASAPATGL, translated from the coding sequence GTGAATGTATTGGGTAAGCTGGTTCGGGTTTTGGACGCGTTTACTCATGAGCTGACGCGTCCTCGAGTCATTAATTCTGCTTCTGACCCGCAAATTGGTCTGGCTTTGGGCGGGGGCTTTGCGCGCGGCCTTGCCCATATCGGCGTAATTCGCGTCCTGCAGCAGGAAAATATTCCTATCAGTTTTGTCGCAGGCACAAGCGTCGGAGCTGTAGTTGGCGCAGGCTTGTGCTGCGGTTTATCGGCCGACGAGTTAGAGGCAATAGCACTGCGAGTGCGCTTCAAACATTTTGCACGCTGGACAATTTCACGTTTCGGGTTTGCTTCTAACGACCGCATGACCGGTTTCCTGCGGCGCACGCTGAAGTGGATGACTTTCGAGGAGCTGCGGATCCCATTGGCGGTAACCGCCACCGACTTCGTCACCGGCGATGCTGTCGTATTCACGTCCGGCGATGTGATCGATCCAGTGCGCGCGAGTTGCGCGTATCCGGGAATGTTTCTGCCAGTAAACATAAAAGGGCGGCTGCTCGTTGATGGCATGCTATCCAATGCGGTTCCTACTTTGCCGCTGCGCGAGATGGGCGCAAGGCGGGTGATTGCGGTCCACCTCAATGGCGATAGCATGAATCTTAATGGACCGCGGCACATTTTCGACGTCATCGGGCAGTGCTTCTCGATCGCGCAGCAACGCATGAGCAGCGTCTGGAAATCGGAAGCGGATGTGGTGATGAATCCTGACGTGCGTGGATTCAGTTACGACAGTTTTGATCGCTGCGTTGAGTTGATCGCTGCCGGCGAGACGGCTGCGCGCCTGGCGATGCCGACCATTCGCGGCTGGCTCAATGAAACCCCGGCAATAACACTCGGCCCGAAAGCGACGGTGACAACAGCACCGCGGGCCGCCTCCGCACCGGCTACAGGCTTGTAA
- a CDS encoding NUDIX domain-containing protein — protein sequence MAREISAGGVLIKPMKEGWSIAAIEPKRDDSQVSGKKSTSKPVFALPKGLVDAGEKPEQTAIREVREETGITGEIVTKLRDIKYFYVRTWAGGERVFKIVSFYLLLYRAGRIDDLSEEMRVEVRRALWLPLEEAPQKLAYKGEREVAQLALDYLNLHPDLRASANAPEH from the coding sequence ATGGCGCGCGAAATCTCCGCCGGGGGAGTCCTGATAAAGCCTATGAAAGAGGGCTGGTCGATAGCTGCCATCGAACCAAAACGCGATGATTCCCAGGTTTCTGGCAAGAAAAGTACCTCCAAACCAGTATTCGCGCTGCCCAAAGGCCTGGTAGATGCCGGTGAAAAACCGGAGCAAACCGCCATACGCGAGGTACGCGAAGAAACAGGCATCACCGGCGAGATCGTCACCAAGCTCCGCGACATTAAGTATTTCTATGTACGTACGTGGGCCGGCGGCGAGCGCGTTTTCAAGATCGTCAGCTTCTACTTGCTGCTCTATCGCGCTGGCCGCATCGACGATCTCTCTGAAGAAATGAGAGTCGAAGTCCGCCGTGCCCTCTGGCTCCCCCTGGAGGAGGCCCCACAGAAACTCGCGTACAAAGGCGAACGCGAGGTAGCCCAACTGGCACTCGATTACCTGAATCTCCACCCGGACCTGCGAGCTTCGGCAAACGCCCCGGAGCATTAA
- a CDS encoding 3-hydroxyacyl-CoA dehydrogenase NAD-binding domain-containing protein, with translation MIKRIDKVAILGAGTMGARIAAHLANAGVPSYLLDMVLPDSDGEARNKIAAAGLEAVKKSKPAALFEPGLARLITIGNFEDNLKWLAECDWIVEAVIENLEAKRELLRQVEKFRKPGTIITTNTSGLPVGKIAEGFSDDFRRHWFGTHFFNPPRYMRLLELIPTPETDPRALEAIAQFGDVRLGKGIVHAKDTPNFVGNRIGTFSVLNVMRVMQEMDLTIEEVDALTGQAVGWPKSATFRTIDLVGLDVLGHVVSNMSANVKDERGDLKLPDFFHQMLERKLLGDKTKGGFYRKQKSAQGEERFGIDWKTLDYRPRKKASFPSLELAKNIEDPRERLRTLIGVESGGPAKNDKAGQFLWTTLSDLWTYSANRIPEISDSIVEIDRAMRLGFNWEMGPFELWDAAGVERTVEMMKKQGKPVAANVEKLLGSGAKSWYQDAPKAASGRAHFDLCTLSFKPVHVPEGVWSVEVAKKNVGGVVKKNAGASLIDLGDGVGCIEFHSKMNAIGGDILQLITQTLKPGGPGEIFDAFVITNDAGNFSVGANIMLLLMAIQEQEWDEIDFMVRGFQGMTQAIKFSAKPTVVAPFGMTLGGGCEVALHAPMRQPHAELYMGLVEVGVGLLPGGGGCKEMTLRAVDSAAAIRPDGRGESVELMEAMKKAFETVAMAKVSTSASEARHLGFLSSGDPIVMNRERLLADAKSLAFEMVRLGYKPPVPRADIPAPGESILATLKLGVHLMKQGEYITDHEVKIGNKVAEVLCGGAVSAGTPVSEQYLLDLEREAFKSLCGEKKTQERIAHTLKTGKPLRN, from the coding sequence ATGATCAAGCGCATTGATAAGGTCGCAATTCTGGGCGCCGGCACCATGGGCGCACGTATCGCCGCTCACCTCGCCAACGCCGGCGTGCCCTCTTATCTTCTCGATATGGTCCTGCCCGATTCCGATGGCGAGGCGCGCAACAAAATTGCCGCCGCCGGACTCGAGGCGGTCAAGAAATCCAAACCCGCTGCTTTGTTCGAGCCCGGGCTAGCTCGCCTCATCACCATTGGCAACTTTGAGGACAACCTCAAGTGGCTGGCGGAGTGCGACTGGATCGTCGAGGCGGTGATCGAGAACCTGGAGGCCAAGCGCGAACTCCTGCGCCAGGTGGAAAAATTCCGCAAGCCGGGCACCATTATCACTACCAACACCAGCGGACTTCCCGTAGGCAAAATCGCGGAAGGATTCTCCGACGACTTCCGCCGTCACTGGTTCGGCACACATTTCTTCAATCCACCCCGCTACATGCGGCTGCTGGAGCTGATCCCCACTCCGGAAACCGATCCGCGTGCTCTCGAAGCCATCGCTCAGTTCGGCGATGTGCGGCTGGGCAAAGGAATCGTGCACGCCAAGGACACTCCCAACTTCGTCGGCAATCGTATCGGCACGTTTTCCGTGCTGAATGTGATGCGCGTTATGCAGGAGATGGATCTCACGATCGAAGAAGTGGACGCTCTGACCGGACAGGCTGTAGGTTGGCCCAAGTCAGCTACCTTCCGCACCATCGATCTGGTGGGCCTGGACGTCCTCGGTCATGTGGTCAGCAACATGAGCGCCAACGTCAAGGATGAGCGCGGCGATCTCAAATTGCCCGATTTCTTCCATCAGATGCTGGAGCGCAAACTGCTCGGCGATAAGACCAAGGGCGGCTTCTATCGAAAGCAAAAATCGGCGCAGGGAGAGGAACGCTTCGGCATTGACTGGAAAACGCTGGACTACCGCCCCCGCAAAAAGGCCAGCTTCCCCTCGCTCGAACTTGCCAAAAACATTGAAGATCCCAGGGAGCGTCTACGCACGCTGATCGGCGTGGAAAGCGGCGGTCCCGCAAAAAACGATAAGGCCGGTCAGTTCCTGTGGACCACGCTCTCCGACTTGTGGACCTACTCTGCTAACCGTATCCCCGAGATCAGCGACTCCATCGTCGAGATCGATCGCGCCATGCGACTCGGCTTTAACTGGGAGATGGGACCATTTGAGCTTTGGGACGCAGCCGGCGTGGAACGCACCGTGGAGATGATGAAGAAGCAGGGCAAGCCCGTGGCTGCCAATGTTGAGAAGTTGCTGGGCTCGGGCGCCAAGTCCTGGTACCAGGATGCGCCCAAAGCCGCCTCCGGTCGGGCTCACTTCGATCTCTGCACCTTGAGCTTTAAGCCAGTCCACGTGCCCGAGGGCGTATGGTCGGTTGAAGTCGCCAAGAAAAATGTCGGTGGCGTGGTCAAGAAAAATGCCGGCGCGTCTCTAATCGACCTGGGTGATGGCGTGGGCTGTATCGAATTCCACTCCAAGATGAACGCCATCGGCGGCGACATCCTTCAGCTCATTACTCAAACCCTCAAGCCCGGCGGCCCCGGCGAAATCTTCGACGCCTTCGTCATTACCAATGACGCCGGAAACTTCTCCGTGGGCGCCAACATCATGCTCCTGCTGATGGCCATTCAGGAGCAGGAATGGGACGAGATTGACTTCATGGTCCGCGGCTTCCAGGGCATGACCCAGGCCATTAAGTTTTCCGCAAAACCCACCGTAGTCGCGCCTTTTGGCATGACCCTGGGCGGCGGCTGCGAAGTCGCCCTGCATGCGCCTATGCGGCAGCCGCACGCCGAGCTCTATATGGGGCTGGTTGAAGTAGGCGTCGGCCTGCTACCGGGTGGCGGCGGCTGCAAGGAGATGACACTGCGAGCCGTCGATAGCGCGGCGGCCATCCGTCCCGACGGTCGGGGCGAATCCGTCGAGCTGATGGAAGCCATGAAAAAAGCCTTCGAGACCGTTGCCATGGCTAAGGTTTCCACCTCCGCCAGCGAGGCGCGGCACCTGGGATTCTTGTCCAGCGGCGACCCGATAGTCATGAACCGGGAACGCCTGCTGGCCGATGCCAAGTCGCTAGCTTTCGAGATGGTGCGCCTCGGCTATAAGCCTCCGGTGCCCCGTGCTGACATCCCAGCTCCTGGCGAAAGCATCTTGGCGACCTTGAAGCTCGGCGTCCATCTAATGAAACAGGGCGAGTACATCACCGACCACGAAGTCAAGATCGGCAATAAAGTGGCTGAAGTCCTCTGCGGCGGGGCGGTATCGGCGGGCACGCCAGTCAGCGAGCAATACCTGCTCGATCTGGAGCGCGAGGCCTTCAAATCATTGTGCGGCGAGAAGAAAACGCAGGAACGGATTGCCCACACCCTGAAAACGGGCAAGCCGCTGAGGAATTGA